Proteins from one Acropora muricata isolate sample 2 chromosome 9, ASM3666990v1, whole genome shotgun sequence genomic window:
- the LOC136927897 gene encoding uncharacterized protein codes for MALFVLKPLILLSAMVVLFLSFTPMYMLKVQKTQIEEAKDRNSFWCLSCANVTQDSCDENLNKTICPKADSCILISTKTFFTRKCANSELRKLMTKKGNCSKTAFNTMECSVAGKKKYRVSWCKKPGCKAGFWCSTCQSSSPEACDASSKNSTCPKADSCMVFQSEKVFARKCVNKAFIDEITNGCLNISAASRSCNDDKRHTSYQVAWCDRPGCKAEIPSVFIKGKKRLGVFLHNSGSTAKGRY; via the exons ATGGCGTTGTTCGTTTTGAAACCCTTGATTTTGCTCTCTGCAATGGTGGTTCTTTTCCTGTCCTTCACGCCCATGTACATgttaaaagtacagaaaactCAAATTGAAG AGGCCAAAGATAGAAATTCCTTCTGGTGTCTCTCTTGTGCAAATGTCACGCAAGACTCCTGTGATGAGAATCTGAACAAGACGATCTGTCCAAAAGCAGATTCATGCATTCTCATCTCCACGAAAACCTTTTTTACCCGAAAATGCGCGAACTCTGAATTGCGCAAATTGATGACAAAAAAGGGAAATTGCAGCAAAACTGCCTTCAACACCATGGAATGCTCAGTTGCTGGGAAGAAAAAGTACCGCGTATCTTGGTGCAAGAAACCAGGATGCAAAGCAGGTTTTTGGTGTTCTACTTGTCAGAGTTCCTCGCCGGAAGCATGCGATGCTTCATCGAAGAACTCAACTTGCCCAAAAGCAGATTCCTGCATGGTATTCCAAAGTGAAAAAGTCTTTGCTCGGAAATGCGTCAATAAAGCGTTTATTGACGAGATCACCAATGGTTGCTTGAATATAAGTGCCGCCTCCCGGTCTTGCAATGACGATAAGCGTCACACATCATATCAAGTCGCGTGGTGTGACAGACCTGGCTGCAAAGCTGAAATTCCCAGCGTTTTCATAAAAGGCAAGAAACGCCTAGGTGTTTTTCTACACAACTCTGGATCGACAGCAAAAGGACGCTATTAA